Proteins encoded by one window of Mustela erminea isolate mMusErm1 chromosome 7, mMusErm1.Pri, whole genome shotgun sequence:
- the LOC116596386 gene encoding 60S ribosomal protein L32-like: MLGDSKGLANRLCLQRWRPLLLGITVTLRPLPKPKTIKKRTKMFLWHQSDPYVKIKLNWQKPRGTDNRVHKRFKSQILMPNPGYGSDKKTEHRLPSGFQKSPAHSMKELEGLLVCNKSQYAGSADNVLTKNHKTTAERAAQLAPKVANPNARLRREENE; the protein is encoded by the coding sequence ATGCTGGGAGACAGCAAAGGTTTAGCAAATAGGCTCTGCTTGCAGAGGTGGCGGCCTCTCCTGCTTGGCATCACAGTCACCCTCAGACCTCTGCCAAAGCCCAAGACTATCAAAAAGAGGACCAAGATGTTCCTCTGGCACCAGTCAGACCCATATGTAAAAATTAAGCTCAACTGGCAGAAACCCCGAGGCACTGACAATAGGGTGCACAAAAGATTTAAGAGCCAGATCTTGATGCCCAACCCTGGTTATGGGAGCGACAAGAAAACAGAGCACAGGCTGCCCAGTGGCTTTCAGAAGTCCCCAGCCCACAGCATGAAGGAGCTTGAAGGACTGCTGGTGTGCAATAAATCTCAGTATGCGGGGTCTGCTGACAATGTCTtgaccaagaaccataagactaCTGCAGAAAGAGCAGCCCAGCTGGCCCCCAAAGTCGCCAATCCCAATGCCAGGCTGCGCcgggaagaaaatgaatag